A DNA window from Hordeum vulgare subsp. vulgare chromosome 1H, MorexV3_pseudomolecules_assembly, whole genome shotgun sequence contains the following coding sequences:
- the LOC123413236 gene encoding 2-oxoglutarate-dependent dioxygenase 11-like translates to MGSIGTVQELAGALGTPDVPAQYIARPHEDQQLAEAVVAPVPVIDLVSLSELGDGISDEAAKLRSAIESWGLFMVCNHGVDAVMDNMMAASREFFRQPLKEKQRYTNLNGGEQFQFEGYGNDRVSSPDQILDWTDRLYLKVEPEDERSIALWPAHPETFRDALHEFTKKCGGVKDDLLRAMAKLLQLDNDNYFVEHFGEKPLTDARCSYYPECPRPELVFGLKPHTDATVVTVLMVDDRVGGLQVLKDGVWWDVPIVPHTLLMIIGDQIEIMSNGLFKSPLHRVVTNTKKERLSVALDYYVDPERIIEPSAQLVNEKRPVLYTKVKVKDYFARSYNAFTQGKMVIDTVKI, encoded by the exons ATGGGAAGCATAGGGACGGTGCAGGAGCTTGCTGGCGCCCTCGGCACGCCCGACGTGCCAGCTCAGTACATCGCGCGCCCACACGAGGACCAACAGCTCGCCGAGGCGGTCGTAGCGCCGGTCCCTGTCATCGACCTCGTTAGCCTTTCGGAGCTCGGCGACGGCATCTCCGACGAGGCGGCGAAGCTCCGGTCAGCCATCGAGTCTTGGGGCCTCTTCATG GTCTGTAACCACGGAGTAGATGCCGTAATGGACAACATGATGGCCGCGTCAAGGGAGTTCTTCCGGCAGCCGCTCAAAGAGAAGCAGAGATACACCAACCTGAACGGCGGCGAGCAGTTCCAGTTCGAGGGGTATGGGAACGACCGGGTGAGCTCGCCGGACCAAATCCTTGACTGGACTGATCGCCTCTACCTCAAGGTGGAACCAGAGGATGAGCGGAGCATCGCCCTCTGGCCAGCACATCCCGAAACCTTTAG GGATGCTCTGCACGAGTTTACGAAGAAATGCGGAGGAGTGAAGGACGATCTGCTCAGGGCAATGGCGAAGCTGCTGCAACTTGACAACGATAATTACTTTGTGGAACACTTCGGGGAGAAGCCTCTCACTGACGCGAGATGCAGCTACTACCCGGAGTGCCCGAGGCCGGAGCTCGTGTTTGGCCTCAAGCCCCACACCGATGCAACTGTTGTTACTGTCCTTATGGTCGATGACAGGGTTGGTGGCCTACAAGTTCTCAAAGATGGGGTCTGGTGGGATGTACCGATCGTACCTCACACACTACTCATGATCATAGGAGATCAAATTGAG ATAATGAGCAATGGGCTCTTTAAGAGCCCTCTGCATAGGGTCGTGACAAACACAAAGAAAGAGAGGCTATCGGTGGCACTAGACTACTATGTTGATCCTGAGAGAATAATCGAGCCATCGGCTCAGTTGGTCAATGAGAAGCGGCCGGTGTTGTATACAAAAGTGAAGGTTAAGGACTACTTTGCCAGAAGTTACAACGCTTTTACTCAAGGGAAAATGGTTATCGATACAGTGAAGATCTAA